gtgTTTGCTAGGGACGTGTCGTCAAAGACGGGTTTAGTAAATTTGTCTCAAGATATTGAAGAACTATGGAATGAATGGCAGATTCGCTCATTAATGTTAATTGGTCTCCTTCTTCAAATCATCCTCACCATTTTAGGAGAACGACGGAAGTATACTGTTGGGTTCGGCGGGGATTTTCTTTGGTTAGCATACTTGTCCGCAGATTCGGTGGCAATCTTTTCATTGGGTATCCTTGCTCGCAGCGTAGCCAACTCCACAAATCCGAACTTGATTCCAGTGTTTTGGGCACCAATCCTTCTAGTTCACATTGGTGGCCCTGGAACTATCTCTGCTTATTCAATGCATGAACTCGACAAATTATTGATAAATCACCTTCTTCAGCTAGTAACTCGAGTTGGAGTGGTTGGTTATGTCTTGTTCAGGTTGAGAGAAAATGCCTTCATGTTGGTAGCCATTCCCATCTTTATTTCAGGAATGATCAAGTATGGTGAAAGGATTTGGGTTTTCAAAAGAAACAAGGAATCCGATAATTTGACACAGCAACCTTCTGCAAAACGATCTTGCATCCACGTTGATgatataatttcttttgttcATTACGTTATATAAGATGCTGTTTCAAAATCTTGATCTCGTCAATTTGGATCAAACCGTTGCCACCTATGATCTGGTTTCTGGAAAGAAAGCTGAGGAAGCCTTCCAGTTGACAGAAATTGAGCTGGGACTCAAGTATGATCGCCTTTATTCTAAGGTGGCAACGGTTTCCTGGCCTCGCTTCATTCTCCGCTCAGTCACTTTCTTATCCTCTATTTTTGCTTTAGTTTCCTTCTCAATAATGATAAAGAGCAAGACTGACTATTCGAAAAACGATAGAATTATATCTTACGTGTTGCTGAGTGGAGTTGTCTGCCTTGAAAGTTACTCTATCATTGGGCATCTCTTTTCCGACTGGACTACGATTTGGCTTAGTAGTTGGAAAAATGGATCTCTTAATCTCTATACAACCCGTTGTCTTAGTatgttactatttttttccaGGAAGCCCAAAAGATGGTCAAGATTAATGGGACAACACAACCTAGTTTGAGTACACGGAGTTTTTTAGCTGAGAGGAGAATCATTAAATATGAGGAATCTCACTGCCCATTCTGCTGCAAGGAAATTGAGACAATTAATCATCTTTTCCATTGGTGTTCTATAACATGGTCTCTTTGGGGTCATTTCTTGAACTGATTTGGGTGTTCAGGTTGTCTACACAAAGACCCATATCAAAATCTACAGGAATGGTCCGGTTTGATTAATGGAAATTTTCAGCGACGTGCTATTAACCTCCTCTGCAAAGGTCTGTACTGGTCAATTTGGATAGCGCGCAACCGCCTAATCTTTGAATCCAAGGCTCCGGATTGGGATATGATTTTTGATCTCACCTTTTACCGTTTGGCCTTCTGGTTGAAGTCTTCAGTTAGAAATTTCAGCTACGCAGGCTCAGATCTTTTTAGAAATCCAGAATGTATTATGAACTGGACTAATTAATTAGGTCCCTCGTCGCTTtggtcttctcttctcttttatattcCCATTGTATTTATGTTTCATTCAGTTCCACCTACTTGATGGGGctgtttaatatataattcacTCGTTtagtatcaaaaaaaaaaaaaacaacacaacctAGTAAGTGCTCTATCAAAGAAACCAGTGAACAAGCTTCGTAAGAAGTACTTTCCAGGGAATTGGAAAGTAGATAGCAGGGAGAAGGTGGACAAGGatttaaaagaattgatctTCAAACAAATCCTGCATAGACGTTCGAGGTACGATCCTTCTACCAATAATATCCTTGACCTCCTTGGGCTATTGGAAGAGAGAGGACGCAATGTGCTTCAAAGCAAGGGTTGTTTCGATAAATTGGGATGGAGTGTGGATGATGCAGAATTCAGTCATAGCCTCCTCACTTGGCACATTGCTACTCATGTTTGTTACATTGACGATTCCAAGAAGAACGTTTTTGTGAATCATCAAAATTGCGCAATGAGCAGATCATTATCTAACTACATGTTGTATCTCCTGGTTCAATGTCCAAATATGTTAGCGATGGAGCTCAGCGGAACAAGGTATACTGAAACTAGAATTCATTTGCATCGTCTCCTATTGATCATCGGGAATCCtcataaagaaaatgaaaagaaatggaaaaaaatttcCATGGATAAATTGGATACATTATCGTTTCCCAAAGctcaagtgaaattttttttctatgaattgcTTCAAAGTCCGTCTACCATGTTAAAAGAAATTAGAGATCAAGGGGAAGAAAAGTCAGCCCTACTAGATGGTTGCATGCTTGCTATGTCATTGCAGTCATTGGAGTCACTGGATGGTTGgtcaaatgaaaagaaatgggaAATGATAAGTGAACTGTGGGTGGAAATGCTGATGTATGCTGCAAGCCATTCTGGATGGAAGGAGCATGCTGATGCACTTGCCCGAGGTGGGGAGCTACTCACTCATGTCTGTCTTCTCATGGCACATCTCGGTTTAAGTAAGCAATGTCCACCTGATGTAAGTAAACAATTAGTTGATTGGTCTGAAAGGCTTGATGATTCTCCCTGGCTCTGGGTATGAGTATAGAGTactattggttttattttattagtactattatttttaatgcttCAATTTGGATGGGACTTTGTCATCTACCTATGATTATATTATGGTTCTATTCAATTCGTCTTCTTCTACCTATTTTAGTTCAATTTTAGCTTATTTTTGTTGTTCTGATATATGTTCTGTTTAAAACGTGATTAAgaagaattattttctttattatgtaAAAATTGGTCTAGAAATtctagataaataataataataaaagaaatttggaAATGTTTGAGCTACAAGTGACTGAActcttatttgtgttttttcatttttttttcttgaaacaaactttttcttgtttttcattatccCAAAACTGATGTGAAAGTACTCTTACTATCAAAATTATACACACACAGAAGAGCTCAAAGCAAGTTGAAAGACGAACCTCCAAAGTACACCACATGACAGTGGGCTAGCTGTAGATTTGCTCACCGACCGATCAGTGATTTGAAATAATATGTAATCTCAAGTTATTTGCAATAATCggttgtaaaaaataatagcaaaaatTATCATAAGATATATAGGTctaaaatatcaatatcaatatGAAATAATGATAAGAACTCATCCATTATAAATGAATGGCTTGAATagtatctgattttttttatttgatattgacTTTTAGTAACAATTTAAATatagaatttaattattttatattaagaattttttatatactaacGCAAAATCTCAtgttcttaattaattcttcatagaaaatttaagaaatttcaacaattaaattaagctttcatatcaattttctttttactagaacaaaaaattaaaacaagaataatAGTATAAAAATGTAACTTTTGAGATATTAGTTCTACAATACAACCATAGTTAAATCGTGACTAATGAGTTGACTTCTGACTCATTTATAATCTAGtttggattgaattttttttattataaaaattaatttgataaaattcaaaatgatttgGTTAGTCAATTTGgtttatttaactaaatttaagtgaatttttattgagttaacttggagatttttttattttatctataagatatcatttcaattttttaaaagtaaaacttatcattttaaaataattccaagttgattttctaatttataaattaattcaattactCCTTCGCTCGTGCATAAATATGGCTACCGATGATTTTGGAGGGTCTGTCTTTTTACTCCCATGCCCAAAAAGGCCACCTCTCAAAATGTTGTCAAGATGTACTTGATTGCCTTCTCCAACCTGTCCACTCACTCTTGCTCTTAGATATAGCGGCAGGCAACCCAACATAACCAACTATGAACTAACCAACCTAACCTCTTCATTAAAAAATGTCGAGAATCTCACACGAAATTATTCACGACATTTTGCTTCAACTTCCGGTGAAATCCCTCGTCCGTTTCCGATCTCTATCAAAGCCAATTTGTTCCTTATTCGACGGCCCGGATTTCATCAATCTCCATCTAAACCATTCCATCACTACCAAATCTAATCACAGTATCATCCTCAAAGAGTGGGATCTTTTCGCTGTTGATTTTGATGCTTTATCTGATGCGGTGGAGGTTAAACATCATCCCCTTTATTCCGGTTCGGTTAATGGGTTGGTGTTTTTGAGACGTTCTGAGACAAATATTGCTGTTTATAATTTGTCTACAAGGGAGCGTAAGAAATGTTATGTGGCGGAAACTGAGATTCCACGGCGGGATATGACAACTGGGTATGTTTATTATGGGTTTGGTTCTGATTCGTATGGTGATTGTCGCACGTCACCCGCGCGGCGTCGgttgtcaatttttttcattgtcgtttgcttgaatcagtttgttggagtcgccacctagtaatttattgaaggctactaggaaaccagatgtactggtcttgtcagagatttgcgggtaagggactagttgtagttagggaaggtattagcacccctaacgcaccctacctgaggtaagatGCTTCGTGATTTTgacgtgttaaagaagttttaaaattttatcttttcatcggatattagaaatacaacttacgtataagttaataattctggaccgtgagcaaatcaaaatattaaattcttctttaagcttcgcaattttatcatacataataaaataaaataaaacacccATAAagcaaatacaaacacacacatacactttcactatatttttttctttttcttttctttgttttttttggttacATCAAcactacaaataataaaaattcaaaactaaacaaaaaaaattacatcaaacaatttaaaatttacacaaTAGCCCCTAAAACTCTAGAAATTGCATTGAAGATCTTATGCAACCACAGGAAAAGTGGCGGCGCGTCTCCCCATGCGCCACCGCTACTGGCCGCGCATGGGTTCAAGCGCCGCCGCTGGAAACTCCAAAAAAAACCAGGGGATCTGGAATGTCTTCTTCCCCTCTGTCTTCCTACGTCGGCGGTGAGAGTCACTGTCACctgcaaaaacccaaaaatacgCAAGCCagttggttttagtttttttctttctggtttACGAATTCGTTTGTTTCCGTTTTGGATCTGCTTTGTTCTtggtttctccttcttctctgCTTCGTTGCGGCAGAGCTGTGGGTGTCGCCGCTGGGGAAAGGGATAACGGTGGGCAAGGCGTTAATGGTCTTCACTCCGGTGGGTAGCAGCGACGGTTGGGCTTGCTACTGTAACCAGTGGCCGCTGGTGCTGCTGCGGAGATGGGAGAGGTTGCTGGCGGTGTTGAGGCGGAGGAATGGACAGATCAGTGGATGTTTGTGTGGCGATGGGAGCGACTATTAGCTCTGTGGGGCTGCTAAGTGTTAGCCGCTGCTGGAGGAATCTTCAGTGTTGATGGAGATGAAGAGATCGGGGAAGATAGGGAGGCGGCCAGCAAGTGGAGAGAGCGAGGGGGAACGACTCTGGTTTCTGTCCGGCGTGTGGCTGAGTTGGGGCTGTTGTTTGGCCGCTGCTATTGGAGGATGAATGACAGGGAGAGATGGTTCGGTTTGTAAGGGAGGATCTGCCGTTGGCTTtgtgttgatgagagggagaaGGGACAGTGTATGGGCCTCTAACTGAAGGAAGAAGAAACCAAATCCAGGGGGGCGTCGCCGGCTGGTTTGTATCTGTGAATGGCAGTGGGGCAGCTGGTTttggagaaagaaaatcaaagccGGGTGGGGGGCAGCTGTTTGGGTTAgataggtttagggttaggtttctttttttttttgtctttttctttcaaaattgcCCCTCTTGTGTGTGTTGAAGAccagtatttataggcaaaaatattgttaggttttcaaacttggtccctcaacttctttttttgtaaattttgattttttgatttttttgtattttttgaaaatgagcAATATCAACATtgactcaatgaggaaaatcaatgattttaaaaataacacgttAAAAGTTaaacgcgttccaaatatctttgaaaatttaaattcttttgagacgatgctaaaaatgctaaaaacgatgcaaatgtattaaaaaagtatttttttggattttcaatgtttttcgctatttttggatttttctgaaaatttatcaaaacatgggttaaaaattgggtagcaataGATGctccctctttacaatgcttacggaaCAAAACTCCTCAAtattttgcatagtaagctttgtaaagaaaacttGTCTTCTTGTTTTCTTAACTTGCTCAATATCCACTCATGTAAAgactttacttttttctttttctgtttcctttttcttttctttttcttttcttactcttctttctttcttcctccttttttttcgtTAACCTGAGAtaccatctggcgatctcctttaccaaaaccaaagaatgtgtgtagctcggtcaacctgaaatctcatctggcaatttcctttaaccaaagctacatgagatcccatctggcgacctcattcaactggaactaaaaaatatgtgtagcttggtcaacctgaaatcccatttggcgattccttttaactaaAGCCatctgagatcccatctggcgacctcattcaactggaattaaaaaatatgtgtagctCGATCAATCtgaaatctcatctggcgattccctttaaccaaagctacatgagatcccatctggcaatcTCATTCaactagaacaaaaaaatatgtgcagctcggtcaacctgaaatcccatctagcgattccctttaaccaaagccacctgagatcccatctggcgacctcattcaattggaaaaaaaatgtgtgtgtctcggtcaacctgaaatcccatccggcgattccctttaaccaaagccacctaagatcccatctagcgacctcattaaattagaactaaaaaatgtgtgtagccCGTTCaacttgaaatcccatctgacgattccccttaaccaaagctacatgagatcccatctggcgaccttattaaaccaaaaccaaaaaatgttGCGTAACTTGGTCAACCTcaaatcccatctggcaatttcctttaaccaaagctacatgagatcccatctggcgaccttattaaaccaaaaccaaaaaatatgtaaaaagtggtctattgtaatgggtgacctacccaggtggaaagaataTGAAAAGCAGTCTcgttgtgatgggtgacctacccagatggaagatggaaaaaatgtgaagtgcggtctcattgtcatgggtgacctacctaaagaaaaagaaaagagtggtctcattgtaatgggtgacctacccaagtggaagaatggcctcattgtaatgggtgactgattgtgcatcaaaagtatcattaagtctcttattttacatatgtatttattatttttatttgggttttttataataattgatgtgctttttagtaatgaagtttcttttaatgtctcgataggtttttggagcttaaatgaattatttcagaaaattcaacgtcggaattcggaaaaaagaattgaagagagatttagttgaagattgaagcaaatcttggttcaaataagtgctccaaatttgccccaaaaatcaattctagtccaattctagaaaagaatatcatatgatctatttcaagcccaaacatgccttatgttgtgtgcaaacttcaaccatcaaacactcaaggtttcaatgtcaatcttagcccaaataataggtacattcgtatccttatttgatgcttaaattcagccccaaatcagccccaaatcagccccaaatcaccctccaaatcagcccaaacacaatccatgatcttacatgtccacacaataaataacatttgatttatttgggtaattcattgatccaagagggcaagcacatggatggaaagctggaggggacattgtgacattattttgggtcaaaagaagaaagagacaactcataaaggaggaagaaaaacgtgctccaaagtgttctccaagctggcctggtttgattttccagaacacctttcggtgttttgtccataacttttgattcagatgtccaaatgagctgttatttaatgatctggaaagataacagaatggcctataaatatgtcgctaatagccatctccataggaggcttctaaaagggtcgaattgctgtccaaagttagagtcagatttgtgtccgaatttttactgaaattgtgttgtgttcttctttatagattttggttctttagcttgtaaaactcattatttcagtttgattcaagtcattttatgtttattaaagtgttattatatataatcatggttggctaatcttcttcttggatccaaatcaaggatgatggtggttgaggtgagttctttaagatatgaatgaatcttaatgtctatcttttcattttcttcatgaatgtttattattgcaaagaaattttagaaatcatttaggtaatgttataatcttaaatttttatgcacaaaccttagttttggtatagagattgcttgattcaatgtcttacttaatatgaaaatacttgttcattcttaagcaataatcaatcttcatccttttaaacttcattataatatcttccgatctaatatcactaTCGTTGATATTAgattgagttatcttatatatgttgaaggaatcaccaatacatcaccattaaaattgatttggaccaagacttactttttcttgtcatttaaaatctatttacactttttcatctttgaaaacaaatccatcaatcattttcaaccaagttattattaatttaatttctcttgagttttgttttgttacctagcttaatttccagatctagctctctgtggatatgacctcgatcttaccgagttaattgctacatcgcacactcgtgcacttgcgagttaaaacaagccaaacataaaaagcggtcaagcaattttggcgccgttgccggggagctagcaagcaaaggtgacacgaccaaaagattgatgtcttctcccaagtgcaggagtgtcgaagtaataaataacccggcaagaccggggtcgaaccacagggaggttaattgtataaattatagataacaataatacaaaagtaacaataacaacaacaacaataataatagtgttaataataatagtgaagaagaagaggaagaagtcgatgagaactttgagatggaagattaacgtaaggattaaacaatgataacaacaaatgtcaaggttagaggatccactaatggtacttcaaacaagtatagtataaactcttattatttaattggaaaccacacacaaaggaggttccaatcagattataaattgttaacatgattacattaattatcttattcgaataatgctaatacttgtaaatgtcgtcaggcattcatgattataacttatgttaacaacaaatcaagttcctttcatagctcaggtgtcggttataccatacagtatgggctatgaaagtgccaagtatttgttgtaccaagtgttatacaacataaatctagattaaccatttaacaagcaaagtattaaaagtgaacaagatagcaaatataaagcatgttagtatccaacgttaaggtccatgttaagtttatattatacttattcttacaccattagtgtacccttttcaccttgacataattaacttagctagacataa
The Populus nigra chromosome 3, ddPopNigr1.1, whole genome shotgun sequence genome window above contains:
- the LOC133689498 gene encoding uncharacterized protein LOC133689498, producing MDVSSKTGLVNLSQDIEELWNEWQIRSLMLIGLLLQIILTILGERRKYTVGFGGDFLWLAYLSADSVAIFSLGILARSVANSTNPNLIPVFWAPILLVHIGGPGTISAYSMHELDKLLINHLLQLVTRVGVVGYVLFRLRENAFMLVAIPIFISGMIKYGERIWVFKRNKESDNLTQQPSAKRSCIHMLFQNLDLVNLDQTVATYDLVSGKKAEEAFQLTEIELGLKYDRLYSKVATVSWPRFILRSVTFLSSIFALVSFSIMIKSKTDYSKNDRIISYVLLSGVVCLESYSIIGHLFSDWTTIWLSSWKNGSLNLYTTRCLSCLHKDPYQNLQEWSGLINGNFQRRAINLLCKGLYWSIWIARNRLIFESKAPDWDMIFDLTFYRLAFWLKSSVRNFSYAGSDLFRNPEWNWKVDSREKVDKDLKELIFKQILHRRSRYDPSTNNILDLLGLLEERGRNVLQSKGCFDKLGWSVDDAEFSHSLLTWHIATHVCYIDDSKKNVFVNHQNCAMSRSLSNYMLYLLVQCPNMLAMELSGTRYTETRIHLHRLLLIIGNPHKENEKKWKKISMDKLDTLSFPKAQVKFFFYELLQSPSTMLKEIRDQGEEKSALLDGCMLAMSLQSLESLDGWSNEKKWEMISELWVEMLMYAASHSGWKEHADALARGGELLTHVCLLMAHLGLSKQCPPDVSKQLVDWSERLDDSPWLWV